A single genomic interval of Helianthus annuus cultivar XRQ/B chromosome 13, HanXRQr2.0-SUNRISE, whole genome shotgun sequence harbors:
- the LOC110901882 gene encoding protein FAR1-RELATED SEQUENCE 5-like, whose amino-acid sequence MAGGFTTRKGTQYEPRDVILNKYFLCSKEGTKPFKEIDSTQEANSSNNKSRSKITRKVPSIRTGCEVCIRVKLNDDKLYEVYHFEESHNHLFVAEDDRYLLPCNRGINYVQEEAVNTLSAINVGPVRAFNIMRTLYGGFNMIGATKVDFKNFKRDLNRYIAEYDADMVIKRLKRKKEFMPNFSMEYLTTDDGVLRALFWADEDAKRNFNMFGDVVSFDANYRRNKYNMMFVPFTGVDNHYRNVNLGAAIIGNETAETYSWLLNVFRQAFGRAPPVIVGATLCNGTDFKKRLCAICWTDALLPDQFESEWGVILTDFDLANHEWQFPERYILRRWSREVVPSSAPGAILGINEGDDWYHQVNRVVREITQSAEFVINMLVTNFDALCAFWDHVVQYQSTADEAVRRECGNCKRKGHNRRTCKFPARENNDDTSEGKEGEEEADDEAEEEVQ is encoded by the exons ATGGCCGGAGGATTCACAACGAGGAAGGGTACTCAATACGAGCCTCGCGATGTCATCTTAAATAAATATTTCCTTTGCTCAAAGGAGGGTACTAAACCCTTTAAGGAGATTGACTCGACTCAGGAAGCTAATAGTTCAAATAATAAGTCGAGGAGCAAGATTACCCGTAAGGTTCCTTCTATAAGGACTGGTTGTGAAGTGTGTATCCGGGTTAAGTTAAACGATGACAAACTTTATGAGGTTTATCACTTCGAGGAGTCCCACAATCACCTGTTTGTTGCTGAAGATGACAGATACCTACTTCCTTGCAATAGAGGAATCAATTATGTTCAGGAAGAAGCCGTAAATACTTTGAGTGCCATAAACGTTGGTCCAGTCAGAGCGTTTAATATTATGAGGACTCTTTATGGAGGGTTTAACATGATAGGTGCCACGAAAGTTGATTTTAAAAATTTCAAAAGAGACTTAAATAGGTATATAGCTGAATACGACGCTGATATGGTGATTAAACGGCTAAAAAGGAAGAAAGAATTCATGCCCAATTTTTCTATGGAATACCTAACAACTGACGATGGTGTTTTACGGGCGTTGTTCTGGGCTGACGAAGATGCGAAGAGGAATTTTAATATGTTTGGGGATGTTGTGTCTTTTGATGCTAATTATCGTCGCAACAA GTACAATATGATGTTTGTACCGTTTACCGGCGTTGACAATCACTATCGTAATGTTAACCTGGGTGCTGCTATAATAGGTAATGAAACCGCTGAAACATATAGCTGGTTGCTTAACGTCTTTCGGCAAGCATTTGGTCGTGCACCACCTGTGATT GTTGGCGCTACCCTATGTAATGGAACCGATTTTAAGAAGAGGTTGTGTGCCATTTGTTGGACCGATGCATTACTCCCTGACCAGTTTGAATCCGAATGGGGTGTTATATTGACTGACTTTGATTTGGCGAATCATGAATG GCAGTTCCCTGAAAGGTATATATTACGACGGTGGAGTAGGGAAGTTGTTCCTAGTAGTGCTCCTGGAGCGATATTAGGTATTAATGAAGGCGATGATTGGTACCATCAAGTTAATCGGGTTGTACGTGAGATAACACAGTCAGCGGAGTTTGTTATTAACATGTTGGTCACTAACTTCGATGCGTTGTGCGCTTTTTGGGATCATGTTGTCCAGTATCAATCGACGGCTGATGAGGCAGTG AGACGGGAGTGTGGCAATTGCAAACGTAAGGGGCATAATCGACGTACATGCAAGTTCCCCGCAAGGGAAAATAATGATGACACCTCAGAAGGAAAGGAAGGAGAGGAAGAAGCAGATGATGAAGCAGAGGAAGAAGTTCAATAG